The proteins below come from a single Bombus fervidus isolate BK054 chromosome 15, iyBomFerv1, whole genome shotgun sequence genomic window:
- the Kermit gene encoding PDZ domain-containing protein GIPC-like protein kermit isoform X1 — protein sequence MSLFKARAAPRSPTSEKVLNGGSHYHNHHNQANGNENDQEGSEGTHNQQQNGNQEQRRSSKVHKPPLVFYCQLAHGSPTGLISGFNNVRELYQKIADCYDIPMEEILFCTLNTHKIKMSELLGGQIGVGDFIFAHRKGRRKEIELVKTNDSLGLTITDNGTGYAFIKRIKEDSIIDRIKVIEIGDHLEKINSTSLVGKRHFEVAKVLKEIPKGDTFTLRLVEPLKNGFANIGPRGDTKKGKKSGYGTGKETLRFKADGSAQIIEKVDDAATIAIEKINVILESFMGIYDTELATQIWELAEDKRNSSEFAEAIDNSDLEAFGFTDDFVIELWGAVTDARAGRHR from the exons ATGTCGTTGTTCAAAGCGCGTGCCGCCCCCAGGTCCCCTACGTCGGAGAAGGTTTTGAACGGTGGATCTCATTACCATAATCATCATAATCAAGCAAATGGTAACGAAAACGATCAGGAAGGGTCTGAAGGGACTCATAATCAACAACAAAATGGTAACCAAGAGCAAAGGCGATCTTCTAAAGTACATAAGCCTCCTCTAGTCTTCTACTGTCAACTGGCTCATGGAAGTCCAACAGGATTGATATCAGGATTCAATAATGTACGAGAACTTTATCAGAAAATAGCGGATTGCTATGATATACCAATGGAAGAA aTTCTCTTTTGTACCCTGAATACtcacaaaataaaaatgagcGAGTTATTGGGAGGCCAGATAGGAGTAGgtgattttatatttgcaCACAGAAaag GGAGACGTAAAGAGATAGAATTGGTGAAAACGAACGATTCCCTCGGATTAACCATAACCGACAATGGTACAGGGTACGCCTTCATAAAGCGCATCAAAGAAGACTCGATAATCGATAGGATAAAAGTGATCGAGATTGGAGATCACTTGGAAAAAATCAACTCCACCAGTCTAGTTGGCAAACGTCATTTCGAAGTGGCAAAGGTATTGAAAGAGATCCCTAAGGGAGACACATTCACGTTAAGGCTTGTGGAACCATTGAAAAATGGTTTTGCCAACATTGGTCCACGAGGTGatacgaagaaaggaaaaaaatccGGTTATGGAACTGGAAAAGAAACCCTCAGGTTCAAAGCTGATGGAAGTGCACAGATTATAGAAAAg GTGGATGATGCTGCCACCATAGCCATAGAGAAGATTAACGTGATCTTAGAGAGCTTCATGGGCATCTATGACACGGAATTAG CTACACAAATTTGGGAGCTTGCAGAGGACAAGCGCAACAGTAGTGAATTTGCAGAAGCAATCGATAATTCGGATTTAGAGGCTTTCGGATTTACGGATGACTTCGTCATTGAGTTATGGGGCGCTGTGACTGATGCCAGAGCTGGAAGACATCGATGA
- the Kermit gene encoding PDZ domain-containing protein GIPC-like protein kermit isoform X2, whose translation MSLFKARAAPRSPTSEKVLNGGSHYHNHHNQANGNENDQEGSEGTHNQQQNGNQEQRRSSKVHKPPLVFYCQLAHGSPTGLISGFNNVRELYQKIADCYDIPMEEILFCTLNTHKIKMSELLGGQIGVGDFIFAHRKGRRKEIELVKTNDSLGLTITDNGTGYAFIKRIKEDSIIDRIKVIEIGDHLEKINSTSLVGKRHFEVAKVLKEIPKGDTFTLRLVEPLKNGFANIGPRGDTKKGKKSGYGTGKETLRFKADGSAQIIEKVDDAATIAIEKINVILESFMGIYDTELGI comes from the exons ATGTCGTTGTTCAAAGCGCGTGCCGCCCCCAGGTCCCCTACGTCGGAGAAGGTTTTGAACGGTGGATCTCATTACCATAATCATCATAATCAAGCAAATGGTAACGAAAACGATCAGGAAGGGTCTGAAGGGACTCATAATCAACAACAAAATGGTAACCAAGAGCAAAGGCGATCTTCTAAAGTACATAAGCCTCCTCTAGTCTTCTACTGTCAACTGGCTCATGGAAGTCCAACAGGATTGATATCAGGATTCAATAATGTACGAGAACTTTATCAGAAAATAGCGGATTGCTATGATATACCAATGGAAGAA aTTCTCTTTTGTACCCTGAATACtcacaaaataaaaatgagcGAGTTATTGGGAGGCCAGATAGGAGTAGgtgattttatatttgcaCACAGAAaag GGAGACGTAAAGAGATAGAATTGGTGAAAACGAACGATTCCCTCGGATTAACCATAACCGACAATGGTACAGGGTACGCCTTCATAAAGCGCATCAAAGAAGACTCGATAATCGATAGGATAAAAGTGATCGAGATTGGAGATCACTTGGAAAAAATCAACTCCACCAGTCTAGTTGGCAAACGTCATTTCGAAGTGGCAAAGGTATTGAAAGAGATCCCTAAGGGAGACACATTCACGTTAAGGCTTGTGGAACCATTGAAAAATGGTTTTGCCAACATTGGTCCACGAGGTGatacgaagaaaggaaaaaaatccGGTTATGGAACTGGAAAAGAAACCCTCAGGTTCAAAGCTGATGGAAGTGCACAGATTATAGAAAAg GTGGATGATGCTGCCACCATAGCCATAGAGAAGATTAACGTGATCTTAGAGAGCTTCATGGGCATCTATGACACGGAATTAGGTATATAG
- the Shams gene encoding glucoside xylosyltransferase 1 shams isoform X2: MKSMYKLFFLCLIFIVLIILLNLTNFSNKIYDAPTKDAVVSTTVKKLQPPSITGEVTICVVVCGDRVDEALTMLKSALVFTCRSLQFIILAETSLIPAFNDKLAEWKLLSNKTFDFVVKPITFPEGSDAAMWKKLFKPCAAQRLFLPSVLNDIDAVLYVDTDTLFLAPPEKIWDEFKKMNSSQLAALSPEHEDPNTGWYNRFAKHPYYGKLGVNSGVMLMNLTRMREFRWIEYNYRPDHCMYMPVCTKAEKEGALVLHGSRGTFHSQKQPPFRAIYRAMQEYQLNTDPYDYLLVPMRNYLALEHKSNCGKVWEVFITQPESHLGQQ; the protein is encoded by the exons ATGAAATCTATGTACAAATTGTTTTTTCTGTGCCTTATCTTCATCGTATTGATAATACTGcttaatttaacaaatttctcgAACAAAATCTACGATGCACCCACCAAAGATGCTGTCGTTTCTACTACTGTTAAAAAGCTTCAACCACCATCAATAACAGGAGAAGTAACAATCTGTGTGGTAGTTTGTGGAGACAGAGTGGATGAAGCGCTAACTATGCTCAAATCTGCCCTAGTCTTTACATGTAGATCCTTACAGTTCATTATTCTGGCAGAAACCAGCCTAATTCCTGCCTTTAATGACAAGTTAGCAGAATGGAAGCTTTTATCAAACAAAACATTTGATTTTGTTGTCAAGCCTATTACATTCCCCGAAGGCAGTGATGCAGCTATGTGGAAGAAACTGTTCAAGCCTTGTGCAGCACAACGATTGTTTCTCCCG TCAGTGCTAAATGATATAGATGCTGTCCTCTACGTGGATACAGACACGTTATTCTTGGCTCCACCGGAAAAGATCTGGGATGAGTTCAAGAAGATGAATTCTAGCCAACTAGCAGCTCTGAGTCCAGAACATGAAGATCCTAACACAGGATGGTACAACAGATTTGCCAAACATCCCTATTATGGAAAGCTTGGTGTGAATTCTGGAGTGATGTTAATGAATCTGACAAGAATGAGAGAATTCAGATGGATAGA ATATAATTACAGGCCTGACCATTGTATGTACATGCCTGTCTGCACAAAAGCAGAGAAAGAAGGTGCTTTGGTCCTACATGGTTCTAGAGGCACTTTTCATTCTCAAAAGCAACCTCCTTTCAGAGCGATTTACAGAGCCATGCAAGAGTACCAATTGAATACAGATCCCTATGATTATTTATTGGTGCCAATGAGAAACTATTTAGCTTTGGAGCATAAGTCAAACTGTGGTAAAGTGTGGGAAGTGTTTATTACTCAGCCTGAGTCACACTTAGGacaacaataa
- the Shams gene encoding glucoside xylosyltransferase 1 shams isoform X1, which produces MKSMYKLFFLCLIFIVLIILLNLTNFSNKIYDAPTKDAVVSTTVKKLQPPSITGEVTICVVVCGDRVDEALTMLKSALVFTCRSLQFIILAETSLIPAFNDKLAEWKLLSNKTFDFVVKPITFPEGSDAAMWKKLFKPCAAQRLFLPSVLNDIDAVLYVDTDTLFLAPPEKIWDEFKKMNSSQLAALSPEHEDPNTGWYNRFAKHPYYGKLGVNSGVMLMNLTRMREFRWIEYVIPIHKEYKLKITWGDQDIINIIFHYHPEKLYVYSCRYNYRPDHCMYMPVCTKAEKEGALVLHGSRGTFHSQKQPPFRAIYRAMQEYQLNTDPYDYLLVPMRNYLALEHKSNCGKVWEVFITQPESHLGQQ; this is translated from the exons ATGAAATCTATGTACAAATTGTTTTTTCTGTGCCTTATCTTCATCGTATTGATAATACTGcttaatttaacaaatttctcgAACAAAATCTACGATGCACCCACCAAAGATGCTGTCGTTTCTACTACTGTTAAAAAGCTTCAACCACCATCAATAACAGGAGAAGTAACAATCTGTGTGGTAGTTTGTGGAGACAGAGTGGATGAAGCGCTAACTATGCTCAAATCTGCCCTAGTCTTTACATGTAGATCCTTACAGTTCATTATTCTGGCAGAAACCAGCCTAATTCCTGCCTTTAATGACAAGTTAGCAGAATGGAAGCTTTTATCAAACAAAACATTTGATTTTGTTGTCAAGCCTATTACATTCCCCGAAGGCAGTGATGCAGCTATGTGGAAGAAACTGTTCAAGCCTTGTGCAGCACAACGATTGTTTCTCCCG TCAGTGCTAAATGATATAGATGCTGTCCTCTACGTGGATACAGACACGTTATTCTTGGCTCCACCGGAAAAGATCTGGGATGAGTTCAAGAAGATGAATTCTAGCCAACTAGCAGCTCTGAGTCCAGAACATGAAGATCCTAACACAGGATGGTACAACAGATTTGCCAAACATCCCTATTATGGAAAGCTTGGTGTGAATTCTGGAGTGATGTTAATGAATCTGACAAGAATGAGAGAATTCAGATGGATAGAGTATGTGATACCGATTCACAAGGAATATAAATTGAAGATAACATGGGGAGATCAAgatataataaacattatattccattaccaTCCTGAGAAATTGTATGTCTACTCTTGCAGATATAATTACAGGCCTGACCATTGTATGTACATGCCTGTCTGCACAAAAGCAGAGAAAGAAGGTGCTTTGGTCCTACATGGTTCTAGAGGCACTTTTCATTCTCAAAAGCAACCTCCTTTCAGAGCGATTTACAGAGCCATGCAAGAGTACCAATTGAATACAGATCCCTATGATTATTTATTGGTGCCAATGAGAAACTATTTAGCTTTGGAGCATAAGTCAAACTGTGGTAAAGTGTGGGAAGTGTTTATTACTCAGCCTGAGTCACACTTAGGacaacaataa